From the genome of Glycine soja cultivar W05 chromosome 14, ASM419377v2, whole genome shotgun sequence:
CTACACCACagaatcaaacaaaacaaaaccccTTCCCTTCCACATACACTCTTCTCCAATCTCACCCCAAAAAAACTTGCAACAAACCAAAAACCATGCTTGATGAATCAGTCTCATCCACCCCAACATTCTTGGGCAGCCTGTACAGCTGGTTCACCCCCACtgtcttcttcctcctcctccaacTAGTCATTGGCACCATTTTCATCATCTCAAACCTTGCCAACACCCACAAACACCAACAACAAGAACCACAACAAGCACATGACTTTCCACACCACCATCTTCCCAGATCCCCTTCCATGCTCCAAAGACTCAAATCCATCAACTTTTACCCTTCTTCCCCTTTCAGATCCCAAGACCTTCAAAACCCTCATTTTCACAACGCTCATGAAAATGAACAACCTCAACTTGCTAGATCTCCCTCCGTTCTCCAGAGACTCAAATCCATCAACCTCTACAGTTACTTCCCTACCGAACCCTTCACTTCCAAACTCACACCCGACCAGCACGTGCCGGAGAAACCGTACGTGCGAGAACAAAACCAACCGCAACAAGTGGTGGAAACGGACGAGGAAAAAGAAGAGGGTTATGATGACTATGTTGTCGAAGATGACAACAACATCATTATGAGCACGCACAATTACAATTATAACCTCGGAGTCTCCGAAGAGGGTGGTGCTGGTTCTTCCTCGCTGGACGAGATTTACTGCAAGCTGCAGCAGCAGGGGCAAGAGGGTCATTTCGAGCGGACGCACTCCGACACGAAGCCGGCGTCCGGGGAGGTTCCGGTGAAGCTTccgaggaagatgaagaagtcggCGAGCAGCAAGTCGGCGTTCTCGCACTTCAAGGAGGACGACATCGTGGAGACTCGCCGGCCGGCCACCGTGAGGGAGGCCAAGGTAACCGGCGGCGCCGCCGAGGACGACGCCGAGGTGGACGCCAAGGCCGACGACTTCATCAACAAGTTCAAGCAACAGCTGAAGCTCCAGAGGCTGGATTCCATCATCAGGTACAAGGAAATGATTGGCAGAGGGTCTGCTAAGTAAGTACTAGTTattaacaattattattattatcataatactatttttgttttactaTGTTATTGATAACAATTATCTACTAGTTTTATGGATGAGTAATCTAATTTTC
Proteins encoded in this window:
- the LOC114385369 gene encoding pathogen-associated molecular patterns-induced protein A70-like — its product is MLDESVSSTPTFLGSLYSWFTPTVFFLLLQLVIGTIFIISNLANTHKHQQQEPQQAHDFPHHHLPRSPSMLQRLKSINFYPSSPFRSQDLQNPHFHNAHENEQPQLARSPSVLQRLKSINLYSYFPTEPFTSKLTPDQHVPEKPYVREQNQPQQVVETDEEKEEGYDDYVVEDDNNIIMSTHNYNYNLGVSEEGGAGSSSLDEIYCKLQQQGQEGHFERTHSDTKPASGEVPVKLPRKMKKSASSKSAFSHFKEDDIVETRRPATVREAKVTGGAAEDDAEVDAKADDFINKFKQQLKLQRLDSIIRYKEMIGRGSAK